From a single Candidatus Thorarchaeota archaeon genomic region:
- a CDS encoding aminoglycoside 6-adenylyltransferase, with the protein MVKKLATWARAIPDIRAVIIVGSRARIDHPADEWADLDVLLITTDPQRYIASSEWLGTFGRPLLTFLEPTAVEAEMERRVLFDNMLDVDFSIIPMVKFRMRVQQLLNGEMALEMADQIVGVFRRGFRVLLDNDGIADQLNTVLSTFESPLLPSSLPTEEEFFNVINDFLYHAVYTAKHLFRGELWWSITSLNCYMQRLMCRMIEWHAKTLYGEDHETWFRGRFLEEWAHPNASRGLMNTFASYSKDGIRDALFAIVDTFHSLAMEIASHLKYPYSPEIKNTITSWMYSMFAKG; encoded by the coding sequence TTGGTAAAGAAACTCGCCACTTGGGCAAGAGCAATTCCGGATATTCGTGCTGTCATTATTGTTGGTTCCAGAGCACGAATTGATCATCCGGCCGATGAATGGGCCGATTTGGATGTTCTGCTCATAACGACTGACCCACAACGCTATATTGCAAGTTCTGAGTGGCTCGGTACTTTTGGAAGGCCATTACTGACGTTTCTGGAGCCTACAGCAGTGGAAGCTGAAATGGAACGCCGCGTGCTCTTTGACAATATGCTCGATGTGGACTTCTCTATTATTCCGATGGTCAAATTCAGAATGCGAGTACAGCAGCTCCTGAATGGTGAGATGGCACTGGAGATGGCCGATCAGATCGTGGGAGTGTTTCGCCGTGGCTTTCGTGTACTTCTTGACAATGATGGTATAGCAGATCAGCTGAACACTGTTCTCTCTACCTTCGAGTCACCACTTCTGCCCTCGTCCCTGCCAACAGAAGAAGAATTCTTCAATGTCATTAACGACTTTCTGTATCATGCTGTCTATACGGCAAAACATCTGTTCCGTGGGGAATTATGGTGGAGTATAACTAGTCTAAATTGCTATATGCAACGGCTGATGTGTCGTATGATCGAATGGCACGCTAAGACTCTCTATGGAGAAGATCATGAAACATGGTTTCGTGGACGTTTCTTGGAAGAGTGGGCGCATCCTAACGCTTCCCGTGGGCTGATGAATACTTTCGCGTCCTACAGTAAAGATGGTATAAGAGATGCGCTCTTTGCGATAGTGGACACATTTCATTCTCTAGCTATGGAGATTGCATCACATCTAAAGTATCCTTATTCTCCCGAAATCAAGAACACCATCACGAGTTGGATGTATTCGATGTTTGCCAAAGGATAA
- a CDS encoding leucine-rich repeat protein: MVAKTDRLVYVKYVLKNGETRRIGLDPDREIEPIGGIPPAGARISLWREGMVAIDLSPVEALPNLTHVYIAENKLEQIDLTPLAQCPNLYEFSLEGNKLTEVDLTPLASCKALKLLDLSDNKLRHLDLTPLAQCTALKMLNLSVNQFKELDLTPLAQCRSLKELKIAGTTLKHLDLTPLAQCQNLEYLDLSVNQFKELDLTPLAQCPNLHRVRLIDNPLEEIDLSPLGASTSLQVINLGMCKLRHVDLAPLATCPTLESVILYENQLEALDLSALPEFPRLDSLPLGFNPFKELDLSPLARCPHLSYVNLKDTGLKSIDLSIFADKQDLSWLLLDSNELTEIDLTPLASCKALEKLSLSKNELTEIDLTPLAQCPTLKELDLSKNEVTEVDLSPLASCTNLAQLSLFANPLTHINLSPLANCPHLMHLAIGGTPLEHIDLTPLAQCHELKGLYLIGNKLRSIDLSPLAMCPNLGNLQLYANKFEEVDITPLFQCKHLERIRIDEYVRVVADARYRKGGWPPFLRGFRGTKLRAHLEWRTMQASPQS; encoded by the coding sequence ATGGTGGCCAAGACTGATAGACTGGTGTACGTGAAGTATGTGCTGAAGAACGGGGAAACGCGGCGTATAGGTCTTGATCCGGACCGGGAGATCGAGCCGATTGGGGGGATTCCTCCAGCAGGGGCCAGGATCTCACTTTGGAGAGAGGGAATGGTGGCCATCGACCTGAGTCCGGTGGAGGCCCTTCCGAATCTCACGCACGTCTACATTGCAGAAAACAAGCTGGAACAGATCGACCTGACCCCACTGGCGCAGTGTCCGAACCTCTACGAGTTCTCTCTCGAGGGGAACAAACTGACAGAGGTGGACCTGACCCCACTGGCCTCGTGCAAGGCCCTGAAGCTACTCGACCTGTCCGATAACAAGTTACGGCACTTGGACCTGACGCCACTGGCGCAATGTACGGCCCTAAAGATGCTCAACCTGTCCGTCAACCAGTTCAAGGAGTTAGACCTGACCCCACTGGCACAGTGCCGGAGTCTGAAGGAACTCAAGATTGCAGGGACCACATTAAAGCACTTGGACCTGACCCCACTGGCACAGTGCCAGAACCTTGAGTATCTCGACCTGTCCGTCAACCAGTTCAAGGAGTTAGACCTGACGCCACTGGCACAATGTCCCAACCTGCATCGAGTGCGACTTATAGACAATCCCCTTGAGGAGATCGACCTGAGTCCACTGGGTGCCAGTACCAGCCTCCAGGTCATTAATCTAGGGATGTGTAAGCTACGACATGTCGATCTCGCCCCACTGGCCACATGTCCGACCCTCGAGAGTGTTATCCTGTATGAGAACCAACTGGAGGCCCTCGACCTGAGTGCCCTCCCCGAGTTCCCCCGGCTCGACTCCTTGCCCTTGGGATTCAATCCCTTTAAAGAGCTGGACCTCTCGCCCTTGGCCCGTTGCCCTCACCTCTCCTACGTAAACCTCAAGGACACAGGACTGAAGAGCATCGACCTGAGCATCTTTGCGGACAAGCAAGACCTCTCATGGCTTCTCCTAGACTCCAACGAGTTGACGGAGATCGACCTCACGCCACTGGCCTCGTGCAAGGCCTTGGAGAAACTTTCCCTGTCAAAGAATGAGTTGACGGAGATCGACCTCACGCCGCTGGCGCAGTGTCCGACCCTGAAAGAACTTGACCTATCAAAGAACGAGGTGACGGAGGTGGACCTGAGTCCGCTCGCCTCGTGTACTAATTTAGCACAGCTGAGTCTGTTCGCCAATCCGCTTACCCACATCAATCTGAGTCCACTGGCGAACTGTCCCCATCTCATGCATCTGGCCATTGGGGGAACGCCCTTGGAACACATTGACCTGACCCCATTAGCCCAGTGCCACGAGTTAAAGGGCCTCTATCTCATCGGGAACAAGCTGAGGAGCATCGACCTCTCACCGTTGGCTATGTGTCCAAATTTGGGGAACCTCCAGCTCTATGCTAACAAGTTTGAAGAGGTGGACATTACCCCACTCTTTCAGTGCAAGCACCTTGAGAGAATTCGCATTGACGAATACGTGCGAGTGGTAGCGGATGCCCGGTATCGAAAGGGGGGCTGGCCGCCGTTTCTTAGAGGATTCCGAGGGACGAAGCTTCGTGCCCACCTCGAGTGGCGCACTATGCAGGCGTCACCCCAGTCATAG
- a CDS encoding LAGLIDADG family homing endonuclease, which yields MTDGQKRRPQTKTYIPIDAEWLFDAPKEWMIRFVQGLADGDGSVSLKNAHCTITSLANPDFIQRILAKVNLNAKVYGLNVTVRGNDQIVAAEQLPFFWGTTAKREKLALLVEWLKKPPPPEKKRYTREELEVLSEAITWEWSIETTNNAIYAATCKENRGTGWYRSPTGLIHKLRRMREARIELLREVLEEAQQRHWSQKMVSRTVRDVSKERLGYIWEPQEADIEREKGIMNKERNDED from the coding sequence ATGACCGACGGCCAGAAACGGCGGCCGCAGACCAAGACATACATCCCCATCGACGCAGAGTGGCTCTTTGATGCACCCAAAGAATGGATGATCAGGTTCGTCCAGGGCCTCGCCGATGGCGACGGCAGCGTCTCTCTCAAGAACGCACACTGTACGATCACCTCCCTCGCCAACCCGGACTTCATCCAGCGCATTCTTGCCAAGGTGAATCTAAATGCAAAGGTCTACGGTCTTAATGTGACTGTTCGTGGAAATGACCAGATCGTGGCTGCTGAACAACTGCCCTTCTTTTGGGGTACAACCGCGAAACGCGAGAAACTCGCCTTGCTGGTCGAGTGGTTGAAAAAGCCTCCGCCTCCTGAGAAGAAGAGGTACACACGAGAGGAACTCGAAGTCTTATCTGAGGCGATCACTTGGGAGTGGTCGATTGAAACGACCAACAATGCGATCTATGCAGCGACTTGCAAAGAGAATCGGGGTACGGGCTGGTATCGGTCGCCGACCGGCCTCATCCATAAACTGAGGAGGATGCGAGAAGCGCGCATAGAACTCCTGCGAGAGGTCTTAGAAGAGGCGCAGCAGCGACACTGGTCCCAGAAAATGGTCAGTCGAACAGTTCGGGACGTTTCTAAGGAGCGACTGGGGTATATCTGGGAACCGCAAGAGGCGGACATCGAGCGTGAGAAAGGTATCATGAATAAAGAGAGGAATGACGAGGACTAA
- a CDS encoding leucine-rich repeat protein, translating to MDEEVVYVPYVTTKGENRQLEVRVRSEIGMIGGYGPVGSELRLDEEKAVSVDLSPLVAVENLTHAFLNGNHLKEVDLAPLAHCKHLMRLDLSENKLTEVDLTPLAQCKSLQKLDLSENKFTRLDLTPLAQCQSLKELKIAVTKLKHLDLTPLAHCQSLERLYLYANQFTELDLTPLAQCPNLQRLALGGNPFEELDLSPLGTSTSLNDLDLGLCKLRHIDLAPLATCPNLETIALYDNQLEDLDLSALPEFPKISTLLLMSNPFKGLDLSPLAHCPHLYHVNLWGTGLKSIDLSIFADKPDFTLLHLGNNELMEIDLRPLASCKALKRIDLSGNELNTIDLSPLAQCPNLKYLKLSSNELDTIDLSPLASCSTLTDLYLHSNPLSDLDLSPLANCPHLTYLAIAETPLKQIDLSPLSRCHELKGLYLTSNRLASIDLTPLVMCSNLENIQLYNNELEELDITPLMQCRHLVKLRIDEDTRVVADERYRKGGWPPFLRGFRGKKIRAQLEWRSIQSVTTP from the coding sequence ATGGATGAAGAAGTTGTATACGTGCCGTATGTGACGACGAAGGGCGAGAACAGACAGTTAGAGGTCAGGGTGCGCAGCGAGATCGGAATGATCGGTGGTTATGGGCCTGTGGGGAGTGAGTTGCGACTGGACGAAGAGAAAGCGGTGTCCGTGGACCTGAGTCCGCTCGTGGCGGTAGAGAACCTGACCCACGCTTTTCTGAATGGGAACCACCTGAAGGAGGTGGACCTGGCCCCCCTTGCCCACTGTAAGCATCTGATGAGGCTCGACCTGTCCGAGAACAAGTTAACGGAGGTAGACCTGACCCCACTGGCACAATGCAAGAGCCTGCAAAAGCTCGACCTGTCCGAGAACAAGTTCACACGCCTCGACCTGACCCCACTGGCACAGTGCCAGAGTCTGAAGGAACTCAAGATCGCAGTGACCAAGTTAAAGCACTTGGACCTGACCCCACTGGCCCACTGTCAGAGCCTTGAACGCCTCTACCTCTACGCCAATCAGTTTACGGAGCTCGACCTGACCCCACTGGCACAGTGCCCAAACCTGCAGCGACTGGCACTTGGGGGCAATCCCTTTGAGGAGCTCGACCTGAGTCCCCTGGGTACCAGCACCAGCCTCAACGATCTTGACCTAGGCCTGTGCAAGCTGCGACACATCGACCTCGCGCCCTTGGCCACGTGTCCGAACCTTGAGACCATTGCCCTGTACGACAACCAACTGGAAGACCTCGACCTGAGTGCGTTGCCCGAGTTCCCAAAGATCTCGACCCTGCTCCTGATGTCAAATCCCTTTAAGGGGCTGGATCTCTCGCCCTTGGCCCATTGCCCTCACCTCTATCACGTGAACCTCTGGGGAACGGGCCTGAAGAGCATTGATCTGAGCATCTTTGCAGACAAGCCGGACTTCACGCTGCTCCACCTTGGCAACAACGAGTTGATGGAGATCGACTTGCGCCCCCTCGCCTCGTGCAAGGCCCTGAAGAGGATCGATCTGTCGGGAAACGAACTGAATACAATTGATCTCTCCCCGCTGGCGCAGTGTCCAAACCTGAAATACCTGAAATTATCGTCCAACGAATTGGACACCATAGACCTGAGTCCGCTCGCGTCATGTTCGACTCTGACAGACCTCTACCTTCATTCAAATCCACTTTCCGACCTAGACCTGAGTCCATTGGCGAATTGTCCACATCTTACATATCTTGCAATTGCAGAAACTCCCTTAAAACAAATAGATTTGAGCCCCCTATCACGGTGCCATGAACTTAAGGGACTATATCTTACAAGTAATCGGCTGGCAAGTATTGACCTCACACCATTGGTCATGTGTTCAAATTTGGAGAACATCCAGCTCTATAATAATGAACTTGAAGAGTTGGACATCACACCGCTTATGCAATGTAGGCACCTAGTAAAACTTCGTATTGATGAAGACACTCGGGTGGTGGCGGATGAACGGTATCGAAAGGGCGGTTGGCCGCCTTTTCTCAGAGGGTTTCGAGGAAAAAAGATCCGTGCCCAACTTGAATGGCGCAGCATACAGTCAGTGACCACGCCATAG
- a CDS encoding LAGLIDADG family homing endonuclease: protein MDRTEAFMYLLGLILSDGTIEHSRPYSASLKFKASSAYSWGLQLGELYRLFLAQFGLSCSYRLEDSSYDPDHDPPHVWSSTSTSLAVWIEHVLFGLPMTSADVKFGLTDEQKRRPQTKTYIPIDAEWLFDLPDTWVDKFIQGLADGDGSVSLENTRCTITSLANQDLIQHVLARLGVKARVHGIYIVTSGNEDVIKASTIPFFWGTTAKREKLTMLVEWLKKPPPQKWYTPAELEVLSEAIDMGWPIEKINNTIYEVTSQKHNGEGWYRAPRGLIRKMSKMRRARSDLLREVLKEAQQRHWSTKMVIRAVRTCSKARLGYIWKPRENDIEREIRFMTEESNDPD, encoded by the coding sequence ATGGACAGGACAGAGGCCTTCATGTACCTCCTCGGGCTCATCCTCTCAGACGGAACCATCGAGCACTCCCGCCCGTATTCTGCATCCTTGAAGTTCAAGGCCTCCTCCGCGTATTCGTGGGGACTCCAACTTGGTGAACTCTATCGCCTCTTCCTCGCCCAGTTCGGCCTCTCGTGTTCCTACAGACTAGAGGATTCCTCATATGATCCCGACCACGACCCACCACATGTATGGAGTAGTACCTCCACCTCTCTCGCCGTGTGGATCGAGCACGTCCTCTTCGGCCTGCCTATGACCAGTGCTGACGTGAAGTTCGGCCTGACCGACGAACAGAAACGGCGGCCGCAGACGAAGACGTACATCCCCATCGACGCAGAGTGGCTCTTTGACCTTCCTGATACATGGGTGGATAAGTTTATCCAAGGCCTCGCCGATGGCGATGGTAGCGTTTCTCTTGAGAACACACGCTGCACGATCACTTCCCTAGCCAATCAAGACCTCATCCAGCATGTTCTTGCACGGCTGGGCGTGAAGGCCAGAGTACATGGAATCTACATCGTCACCAGTGGGAACGAGGATGTTATCAAGGCCTCAACCATCCCCTTCTTCTGGGGCACAACTGCGAAACGCGAGAAACTCACCATGCTGGTCGAGTGGTTGAAGAAACCCCCGCCTCAAAAGTGGTATACCCCAGCCGAACTCGAGGTCTTATCTGAAGCGATTGACATGGGCTGGCCGATTGAGAAGATCAACAACACGATCTATGAGGTGACTTCCCAAAAACACAATGGTGAGGGCTGGTATCGCGCACCGCGAGGCCTTATCCGAAAAATGAGCAAGATGAGACGAGCACGTTCAGATCTCCTACGAGAGGTCTTAAAAGAAGCGCAGCAGAGGCATTGGTCCACCAAAATGGTCATTCGAGCAGTTCGGACTTGCTCCAAGGCGCGACTTGGTTATATCTGGAAACCCCGAGAAAATGACATCGAACGTGAGATACGTTTCATGACAGAAGAGAGCAATGACCCGGACTAA
- a CDS encoding ABC transporter permease — MSDKKGTWKDSNWYVSITGFWREFKRHKIGILGVFIIFLFFGMAVTAPILATHDPSPSAKIAPPFLAPGWTSVFDPGYVHNAQYLPDPYLNTMYSPSDDLHTNQITTYGPATYGNASSFSGTHHIATGANDKNYIELTWDHHAGDRPDFHLPWPGQSEMPDCDQFIYYTQTFKWSYDRIPNDVIVTFNFSATLTGDFASHDEGGLMFKVYAWLIDSSGNWRNIYKSSPPYTEVIQSRNIDLNFFDILDGWGGMVKNATGQEDPKDQLTLAIGLAPTRNFYFAYDSYNGSVSTRFYWEQLYAYGDYFGVLGTTDKGGDAWSQLVYGSRISLIIGLVATALSTAVGVIVGMVAGYFGGKTDEILMRVVDFLLVIPGLPLMMVLAAFLGPTIQNIIVVIAILGWTGTARLIRSQVLAEKNKAYVESARAIGASDTYIIFRHILPNVTPILFANITLGVVGAILSEAGLSFLGLTDPSQPSWGRMLADARSSGGFSNGAWWVVVFPGMMITALSLAFTFVGHTLDQVLNPRLRER; from the coding sequence TTGTCAGACAAGAAAGGCACTTGGAAAGACTCAAACTGGTACGTAAGTATAACTGGCTTCTGGAGAGAATTCAAAAGACACAAAATTGGCATCCTCGGTGTTTTTATTATCTTCCTCTTCTTTGGTATGGCCGTGACGGCTCCTATCCTTGCCACTCACGACCCTTCCCCGAGCGCTAAGATTGCACCGCCATTCCTCGCTCCTGGATGGACGAGCGTCTTTGACCCTGGGTATGTCCACAATGCTCAGTATCTCCCCGATCCATATCTCAACACCATGTATTCCCCCAGTGATGATCTGCATACCAACCAGATCACGACCTATGGTCCGGCTACTTATGGGAACGCCTCGTCATTCTCTGGCACTCATCATATCGCCACCGGCGCGAACGATAAAAATTATATCGAACTCACATGGGATCATCATGCCGGGGACCGACCCGATTTCCATCTCCCCTGGCCTGGCCAGAGCGAAATGCCTGACTGTGACCAGTTCATCTACTACACCCAGACTTTCAAATGGTCCTACGATCGAATCCCCAATGACGTCATCGTCACCTTCAATTTCTCAGCCACTCTTACCGGTGACTTCGCCTCCCATGATGAGGGCGGCCTCATGTTCAAAGTCTATGCTTGGCTCATAGACTCCTCCGGTAACTGGCGTAATATCTACAAATCTTCTCCACCCTATACAGAGGTCATCCAGTCCCGTAACATCGACCTCAACTTCTTTGATATCTTAGACGGCTGGGGCGGTATGGTCAAAAATGCCACAGGCCAAGAAGATCCTAAAGATCAACTCACCCTCGCCATCGGCCTCGCTCCCACTCGTAACTTCTACTTCGCTTACGATTCCTATAACGGTTCGGTCTCCACTCGCTTCTACTGGGAACAACTCTATGCCTACGGCGACTACTTCGGTGTCCTCGGCACAACTGATAAGGGCGGTGACGCTTGGTCCCAACTCGTCTACGGTTCCCGCATCTCCCTCATCATCGGCCTCGTCGCTACCGCGCTCTCTACCGCCGTCGGTGTCATCGTCGGCATGGTGGCTGGGTACTTCGGCGGTAAGACCGATGAGATTCTCATGCGCGTCGTTGACTTCTTGCTAGTCATTCCTGGTTTACCATTGATGATGGTTCTTGCAGCCTTCCTCGGGCCGACAATTCAAAATATCATCGTCGTCATCGCGATCCTCGGGTGGACCGGCACCGCACGGCTCATCCGATCTCAGGTTCTCGCGGAGAAGAATAAAGCATATGTCGAGTCGGCTCGGGCAATCGGCGCCAGTGATACTTATATAATATTTCGTCATATCTTGCCCAACGTGACCCCAATTTTATTTGCAAATATTACGTTGGGAGTAGTAGGCGCGATCCTGAGTGAGGCAGGGCTGTCCTTCCTAGGGTTGACGGACCCGAGCCAACCGAGCTGGGGCCGAATGCTGGCAGATGCACGTTCGTCAGGAGGCTTCAGTAACGGAGCCTGGTGGGTTGTCGTGTTCCCGGGAATGATGATCACAGCGCTCTCGCTGGCGTTCACATTTGTTGGTCACACGCTTGATCAAGTGCTGAACCCAAGGCTGAGAGAGAGGTAA
- a CDS encoding ABC transporter ATP-binding protein: protein MKMPLLDIRNLRMYYATKRGLVKAVDNVSLQLEPGESIGLAGESGCGKSSLAYSIMQLLPPAANVVGGNVYFKGEDLLRKTPREMRDIRWKNVAIVFQGAMNALNPVFEIGEQIAEAILMHENVTEEEALDRVAKLFEMVGLDPGRIHNYPHEFSGGMRQRAMIAMALACNPDLVIADEPTTALDVTIQAQILKLMQKLQKDLGLSLILITHDLSVIAETCDKVAVMYAGRIAELADVVSVFKDPIHPYATGLVGAIPSMVKAEKKKLTSIPGSPPDLIDPPTGCRFHPRCPYAEEICSREEPLAEEIEPGRFVACHFAHKLKGQLKVDLE, encoded by the coding sequence ATGAAGATGCCTTTGCTCGATATTAGAAATCTACGCATGTACTATGCCACAAAACGTGGTCTTGTGAAGGCTGTGGACAACGTCTCGTTGCAGTTAGAACCTGGCGAGTCCATAGGTCTGGCAGGTGAGTCGGGCTGCGGGAAATCCTCTCTTGCATACTCGATCATGCAGCTCCTTCCGCCGGCTGCGAATGTTGTTGGCGGTAACGTTTACTTCAAGGGAGAAGACCTGCTGCGAAAGACTCCTCGAGAGATGCGCGACATCCGATGGAAGAATGTTGCAATCGTCTTTCAGGGCGCAATGAACGCACTGAATCCAGTGTTTGAGATTGGGGAACAGATTGCAGAAGCAATTCTGATGCATGAGAATGTGACTGAAGAAGAAGCCCTCGATCGAGTTGCCAAGCTCTTTGAGATGGTCGGTCTTGATCCCGGACGTATCCATAACTATCCTCACGAGTTCTCAGGAGGAATGCGACAGCGTGCCATGATCGCAATGGCTCTTGCCTGTAATCCGGACCTTGTCATTGCAGACGAACCAACCACGGCCCTTGACGTCACCATTCAGGCCCAGATCCTGAAACTCATGCAGAAGTTGCAGAAGGATCTTGGACTGAGCCTGATTCTGATCACTCACGACTTGAGCGTCATCGCCGAGACGTGTGATAAGGTTGCAGTCATGTACGCAGGCCGTATTGCAGAGTTGGCTGATGTTGTGTCTGTATTCAAAGACCCAATCCATCCCTATGCAACTGGCCTTGTCGGTGCAATCCCAAGCATGGTGAAAGCAGAGAAAAAGAAGCTGACTTCGATTCCAGGGTCGCCTCCGGATCTTATCGATCCACCAACAGGATGCAGATTCCATCCGCGGTGCCCATACGCTGAAGAGATTTGTTCGAGAGAAGAACCTCTGGCTGAGGAGATTGAGCCCGGTAGATTTGTGGCATGTCACTTTGCACACAAGCTCAAGGGACAGCTTAAGGTAGACTTGGAGTGA
- a CDS encoding ABC transporter ATP-binding protein produces the protein MAIQESRYLSYAKEVQEGETLISVRNLRKWFPVNTGFLSSLLYKQELYVKAVDGVTFDIKKGEILVLAGESGCGKTTTGRCVLYLEPPSDGEVLYAGINLGELDRNEMKELRKRMQITFQDPYESLNPKQSIFSIVSEPLTVHKLPLTPSERRERVLEALESVSLTPAEDYIDRYPHELSGGQRQRISIARALILHPEFMVADEPVSMLDVSIRAEILNLLLKLREDLGLTYLFITHDLAVATYIADRIGIMYLGKIMEIGPAHDVAFNPQHPYTRALISAVPSGDPTIKRRVESLKGEPPSPINVPSGCRFHPRCPYAQDICAKEIPEERDMGNGHFVACHFAGEFESEL, from the coding sequence ATGGCAATTCAAGAGAGTAGATATCTTTCATATGCCAAGGAAGTTCAAGAAGGCGAGACCCTGATTTCAGTACGGAATCTTCGAAAATGGTTCCCTGTGAATACTGGGTTCCTGTCCTCACTCCTGTATAAGCAGGAATTGTACGTCAAGGCAGTCGATGGTGTCACGTTTGACATCAAGAAGGGCGAGATTCTCGTCCTTGCAGGTGAGAGTGGTTGTGGAAAGACCACGACCGGACGATGTGTTCTGTACTTGGAGCCTCCATCTGATGGTGAAGTCCTCTATGCAGGAATTAACCTTGGCGAGCTTGACAGAAATGAGATGAAGGAACTGCGCAAGCGGATGCAGATCACCTTCCAAGACCCATACGAGTCGCTCAATCCAAAACAGAGCATATTCAGTATTGTTTCGGAGCCGCTCACGGTACACAAGCTCCCACTCACCCCGAGTGAACGCAGGGAACGTGTATTGGAGGCTCTTGAGAGTGTATCACTGACCCCTGCTGAGGACTACATTGACAGGTACCCACACGAACTCTCTGGTGGTCAGCGACAGCGTATCTCCATTGCACGTGCATTGATCTTGCACCCCGAGTTCATGGTTGCAGATGAACCAGTGTCAATGTTGGATGTGTCAATCCGCGCAGAGATCCTCAACCTGCTTCTGAAGCTCCGAGAGGACCTCGGACTCACATATCTCTTCATTACTCACGACCTTGCAGTTGCAACATACATTGCCGACAGAATCGGTATCATGTATCTTGGTAAGATTATGGAGATCGGTCCAGCTCACGACGTTGCTTTCAATCCTCAGCACCCATACACACGAGCTCTCATCTCTGCGGTCCCATCTGGTGACCCAACGATCAAGAGGCGTGTGGAGTCGCTGAAAGGTGAGCCACCCAGTCCAATTAACGTACCGTCCGGATGCAGATTCCATCCGCGATGCCCGTACGCTCAGGATATCTGTGCAAAAGAGATTCCTGAGGAGAGAGATATGGGTAATGGCCACTTTGTCGCCTGTCACTTTGCAGGCGAGTTCGAAAGCGAGCTATAA
- a CDS encoding DUF92 domain-containing protein, which translates to MIYAHRILPWAIRPEESDSKDVIHTMWEFLTNSVVSGLIVMGLLGSLSYRLHFVDISGLISAFVVGFTVWYTGGIAAFTVLLFFFLSSGLATKYKYKAKLKKNVAQEAKGKRSWKNVFGSGIIPMFFSIGIFATEKLASIGIVDASLSFWMFGGFIGSVATTSADTLASEIGVFSKRKPRLITNLRRKVPAGTIGAVSLLGEGVAIFAGVAIGIIVLLFALFAPALVPVTSNEQILLIMPLAILTGFIGCNMDSLLGAVAQNRYICEICGAITDKEYHCDYETKYVGGFKRFTNAHVNFGSSGIGATLGVVLGAGLFVWILGALFVWVLASSSN; encoded by the coding sequence ATGATATATGCTCATAGAATACTTCCTTGGGCAATCCGCCCTGAGGAAAGCGACAGCAAGGACGTGATACATACTATGTGGGAATTCCTGACAAACTCCGTGGTCTCCGGACTAATCGTAATGGGCCTTCTTGGCTCATTAAGCTACCGACTTCATTTTGTGGACATTTCAGGACTGATCAGCGCATTTGTAGTCGGTTTTACGGTCTGGTACACTGGGGGAATTGCTGCATTTACGGTCTTACTGTTCTTCTTTCTCAGCTCAGGGCTGGCAACGAAATACAAATACAAAGCAAAGCTCAAGAAGAATGTCGCTCAGGAGGCCAAGGGGAAGCGCTCTTGGAAAAATGTGTTTGGTAGCGGTATCATCCCTATGTTCTTCTCAATTGGAATTTTTGCTACTGAGAAGCTGGCATCTATTGGTATTGTTGATGCCTCATTATCATTCTGGATGTTTGGTGGTTTCATTGGATCCGTTGCGACAACAAGTGCTGATACTCTCGCCAGTGAGATCGGCGTCTTCAGTAAACGAAAGCCACGCTTGATAACAAATCTACGTAGAAAAGTTCCTGCTGGTACGATTGGTGCGGTCTCTCTCTTGGGTGAGGGCGTGGCGATCTTTGCTGGTGTGGCTATTGGAATAATCGTCCTCTTGTTTGCACTATTTGCTCCTGCACTTGTTCCTGTGACCTCAAACGAGCAGATCTTACTTATCATGCCGCTCGCAATTCTTACGGGATTTATTGGTTGCAATATGGATAGTCTTCTCGGAGCAGTTGCACAGAATAGATACATCTGCGAGATCTGTGGTGCCATCACGGACAAGGAATATCATTGCGATTATGAGACCAAGTACGTGGGCGGGTTCAAGAGGTTTACGAACGCACATGTCAACTTTGGATCGTCAGGTATCGGTGCCACCCTCGGAGTAGTTCTTGGTGCAGGGCTCTTTGTGTGGATTCTTGGTGCGCTCTTTGTCTGGGTGCTTGCTTCTTCTAGTAACTAG